In Streptomyces alboniger, the following are encoded in one genomic region:
- the dhbC gene encoding isochorismate synthase DhbC, protein MSTAPEVATHVTTAEQAHPAVGAATALLDAYRPGERFLATPTRTLLTEGGVRAHVPHDDRPLPLRVAATLADARRAGSAKPYVVGAIPFDHTAPAALAVPEAVRTAPPLTADPLIALPAETPDATDWRIRPVPAPEEYGAGVAAAVERMWRGDFSKVVLARTLELTAPAPLDIPLMLQRLARRDPSGYTFALPTAPGRTLIGASPELLVSRRGHQVVANPLAGSTPRSDDLAEDVRRAAALLESAKDLHEHAVVVDAVHQALASFCTDLTVPARPTLIRTATMWHLSTTVTGTLASPDASALELACALHPTPAVCGTPTATAREVIRETEPFDRGFFTGMIGWGDANGDGEWVVTIRCAEAEERSLRLYAGAGVVAASDPAAETAETGAKFRTFLNAVGAEL, encoded by the coding sequence GTGTCGACGGCACCCGAAGTCGCCACGCACGTCACCACGGCCGAGCAGGCCCACCCCGCCGTAGGAGCGGCCACCGCCCTCCTCGACGCCTACAGACCCGGCGAACGCTTCCTCGCGACGCCGACCCGCACCCTGCTCACCGAAGGCGGCGTCCGCGCCCACGTCCCGCACGACGACAGACCCCTGCCGCTCCGCGTCGCCGCCACCCTGGCCGACGCCCGCCGTGCCGGGTCCGCCAAGCCCTACGTCGTCGGCGCCATCCCCTTCGACCACACCGCGCCCGCCGCGCTCGCCGTCCCCGAAGCGGTGCGCACCGCGCCGCCGCTGACCGCGGACCCGCTGATCGCGCTCCCCGCCGAGACACCGGACGCCACCGACTGGCGGATCCGCCCGGTACCGGCCCCCGAGGAGTACGGCGCCGGCGTGGCCGCCGCCGTGGAGCGCATGTGGCGCGGCGACTTCAGCAAGGTCGTCCTCGCCCGCACCCTCGAACTCACCGCGCCCGCCCCGCTGGACATCCCGCTGATGCTCCAGCGCCTGGCCCGCCGCGACCCCTCCGGCTACACCTTCGCGCTGCCCACGGCCCCCGGCCGCACCCTGATCGGCGCCAGCCCCGAACTGCTCGTCTCGCGCCGCGGCCACCAGGTCGTCGCCAACCCGCTCGCGGGCTCCACGCCCCGCAGCGACGACCTCGCCGAGGACGTGCGCCGCGCCGCCGCCCTCCTGGAGTCCGCCAAGGACCTGCACGAGCACGCGGTCGTGGTCGACGCCGTGCACCAGGCGCTCGCCTCCTTCTGCACGGACCTGACCGTCCCGGCCCGCCCCACCCTGATCCGCACGGCGACCATGTGGCACCTGTCCACCACGGTCACCGGCACCCTCGCCTCCCCCGACGCCTCCGCCCTCGAACTGGCCTGCGCCCTGCACCCCACCCCCGCGGTCTGCGGCACCCCCACGGCCACGGCCCGCGAGGTGATCCGCGAGACCGAGCCGTTCGACCGCGGCTTCTTCACCGGCATGATCGGCTGGGGCGACGCGAACGGCGACGGCGAGTGGGTCGTCACCATCCGCTGCGCCGAGGCCGAGGAACGCTCCCTGCGGCTGTACGCGGGCGCGGGCGTCGTCGCCGCCTCCGACCCGGCGGCGGAGACCGCGGAGACCGGCGCGAAGTTCCGTACGTTCCTGAACGCGGTGGGAGCCGAGCTGTGA
- a CDS encoding (2,3-dihydroxybenzoyl)adenylate synthase, with amino-acid sequence MSGVDAPTWPEEFAARYRAAGYWRGETFGGLLRDRAAEHPDRIAIVDPGGASGTADASGVRRWTYGQLDRRADRLAAGFLARGITKGDRVVVQLPNIAEFFETIFALFRIGALPVFALPAHRETEIRYFCEFTEAAAYVIPAEHGGFDYRDLAAKVLAEVPTLRHVFVADGDPGAFEALSDVPAAPGPIPHPPAPSDLAFLQLSGGSTGVPKLIPRTHDDYIYSLRGSNELCGVDADSVYLVALPAAHNFPLSSPGSLGALHAGARVVLCPQPGPEVAFPLIESEGVTITGLVPPLALLWTEAAPSSAYDLSSLDVLLVGGAKFSEEAARRVGPALGCTLQQVFGMAEGLVNYTRLDDPDETIVTTQGRPISPDDEIRIVDDEDEELPVGATGHLLTRGPYTIRGYWRAPEHNARSFTADGFYRTGDVVRLTETGHLVVEGRAKDQINRGGEKIAAEEVENHILAHPSVHDANVVAEPDPYLGERTCAYVILRAGAEPLKPVAVKRFVRERGLAAYKVPDRVEFVEAFPQTGVGKISKKDLRAAASARPDSPGRPDSPGRPVSTSEPAQA; translated from the coding sequence GTGAGCGGCGTCGACGCACCCACGTGGCCCGAGGAGTTCGCCGCCCGCTACCGCGCCGCCGGCTACTGGCGCGGCGAGACCTTCGGCGGGCTCCTGCGCGACCGCGCCGCCGAGCACCCCGACCGGATCGCGATCGTCGACCCCGGCGGGGCGAGCGGGACGGCCGACGCCTCCGGGGTCCGCCGCTGGACGTACGGCCAGCTCGACCGCAGGGCCGACCGCCTGGCGGCGGGCTTCCTCGCCCGTGGCATCACCAAGGGCGACCGGGTCGTCGTCCAACTCCCCAACATCGCCGAGTTCTTCGAGACGATCTTCGCGCTCTTCCGTATCGGCGCGCTGCCGGTCTTCGCGCTGCCCGCGCACCGCGAGACGGAGATCCGCTACTTCTGCGAGTTCACCGAGGCCGCCGCGTACGTCATCCCCGCCGAGCACGGCGGCTTCGACTACCGCGACCTCGCGGCGAAGGTCCTCGCCGAAGTCCCCACCCTGCGCCACGTCTTCGTGGCCGACGGAGATCCCGGCGCCTTCGAGGCCCTGTCCGACGTACCCGCGGCCCCGGGGCCGATCCCGCACCCGCCCGCCCCCTCCGACCTGGCCTTCCTCCAGCTCTCCGGCGGCTCGACCGGCGTACCGAAGCTGATCCCCCGCACCCACGACGACTACATCTACTCGCTGCGCGGTTCGAACGAGCTGTGCGGGGTCGACGCGGACTCCGTCTACCTGGTCGCCCTCCCCGCGGCCCACAACTTCCCGCTGTCCTCGCCCGGTTCGCTCGGCGCGCTCCACGCGGGCGCCCGCGTCGTGCTCTGCCCGCAGCCGGGCCCCGAGGTCGCCTTCCCGCTCATCGAGTCCGAGGGCGTCACCATCACGGGCCTCGTACCGCCGCTCGCCCTGCTCTGGACGGAGGCGGCGCCTTCGTCGGCGTACGACCTGTCCAGTCTGGACGTCCTCCTGGTCGGCGGCGCGAAGTTCAGCGAGGAGGCGGCGCGCCGCGTCGGACCCGCCCTCGGCTGCACGCTCCAGCAGGTCTTCGGCATGGCGGAGGGCCTGGTCAACTACACGCGCCTGGACGACCCGGACGAGACGATCGTCACCACGCAGGGCCGCCCGATCTCCCCCGACGACGAGATCCGGATCGTCGACGACGAGGACGAGGAGCTGCCCGTGGGCGCGACCGGGCACCTCCTGACCCGCGGCCCGTACACGATCCGCGGCTACTGGCGGGCGCCCGAGCACAACGCCCGTTCCTTCACGGCGGACGGCTTCTACCGCACCGGCGACGTGGTCCGCCTCACCGAGACCGGCCATCTGGTCGTCGAGGGCCGGGCGAAGGACCAGATCAACCGGGGCGGCGAGAAGATCGCGGCCGAGGAGGTCGAGAACCACATCCTCGCCCACCCGTCAGTGCACGACGCGAACGTCGTCGCCGAGCCCGACCCCTATCTGGGCGAGCGCACGTGCGCGTACGTCATCCTGCGCGCGGGCGCCGAGCCGCTGAAGCCGGTCGCGGTCAAGAGGTTCGTACGGGAACGGGGGCTCGCGGCGTACAAGGTGCCCGACCGCGTGGAGTTCGTGGAGGCCTTCCCGCAGACGGGCGTGGGCAAGATCTCC
- a CDS encoding 2,3-dihydro-2,3-dihydroxybenzoate dehydrogenase: protein MPDHIPPDHLADESRAEGEFAGRTALVTGAGQGIGAAVATALAARGAHVVATDRSAHGIDELAAAARDLAGTVTPRVMDVTDPVAVTAVVDDVVRDHGALDLLVNVAGILRAAPVAELTDADWADTFAVNTTGVFHTSRAAASHMTARGRGCIVTVASNAAGIPRTGMAAYAASKAAATMFTKCLGLEVARSGVRCNVVAPGSTDTAMQRALWPDGQTEVPLSVIDGDPATYRTGIPLGRIAAPRDIADAVLFLASDRARHVTLQELYVDGGATLR from the coding sequence ATGCCTGACCACATACCGCCTGACCACCTAGCGGACGAGTCGCGCGCCGAGGGCGAGTTCGCCGGGCGTACGGCTCTGGTGACCGGCGCGGGCCAGGGCATCGGCGCCGCGGTGGCCACCGCGCTCGCGGCCCGGGGCGCGCACGTCGTCGCCACGGACCGCTCGGCGCACGGCATCGACGAACTGGCCGCCGCCGCACGGGACCTGGCCGGCACGGTCACCCCGCGCGTCATGGACGTCACGGACCCCGTCGCCGTCACCGCCGTCGTCGACGACGTCGTACGCGACCACGGCGCCCTCGACCTCCTCGTGAACGTCGCGGGCATCCTCCGTGCCGCGCCCGTCGCCGAACTGACCGACGCCGACTGGGCCGACACCTTCGCCGTGAACACCACCGGCGTCTTCCACACCTCGCGCGCCGCCGCCTCCCACATGACCGCGCGCGGCCGCGGCTGCATCGTCACCGTCGCCTCCAACGCGGCCGGGATCCCCCGCACCGGTATGGCCGCGTACGCCGCGTCGAAGGCGGCGGCCACGATGTTCACCAAGTGCCTCGGCCTTGAGGTCGCCCGCAGCGGCGTGCGCTGCAACGTCGTCGCGCCGGGTTCCACGGACACCGCGATGCAGCGGGCCCTGTGGCCCGACGGGCAGACGGAGGTGCCGCTCAGCGTCATCGACGGCGACCCGGCGACGTACCGCACCGGCATCCCCCTCGGCCGCATCGCCGCGCCCCGGGACATCGCCGACGCGGTGCTCTTCCTCGCCTCGGACCGGGCCCGGCACGTGACCTTGCAGGAGCTCTACGTCGACGGAGGCGCCACGCTGCGCTGA
- the fes gene encoding enterochelin esterase has product MTPPNPKEATPVRSPLLRTLLHAVRARVPGAERAFWNRVETTGTPLVEPDPSGDPAHRLVTFLRRDDPARPATDVLALLHTVTDKDRHAGDLTPHLMERLPGTDVWALSHRLRADHRASYQFYVAHGTRQDTLRTDREAWLRVLAEAVPDPLNGDPRLPARDGRNPASVMSLPEAPPQPYVGRRAGAPGRSVEAEVDGRRVTVHLPAAERPRATAVLLDGEMWGPVLGIGATLDALHADGAVPPTAALLVDTMGRRMEDLSCSGAFVDWLADVLLPWAADAYDLSAPAERTVIAGQSAGGLTAAYAAHRRPDRFGAALSQSGSFWWPDENAPDGRGPEWLTREYARTPRRPVRLHLEVGTQEWMLLPQNRRLRNVLRARGYEVTYEEFNGGHDYACWRGGLATGLTSLLAG; this is encoded by the coding sequence ATGACACCACCTAACCCGAAAGAGGCCACCCCTGTGCGAAGCCCGCTGCTGCGGACGCTCCTTCACGCCGTACGAGCCCGGGTGCCCGGCGCCGAACGGGCCTTCTGGAACCGCGTCGAGACGACGGGCACACCCCTCGTCGAGCCCGACCCCTCGGGCGACCCGGCCCACCGACTCGTCACGTTCCTCCGGCGGGACGACCCCGCACGCCCCGCCACGGACGTCCTGGCGCTGCTGCACACCGTCACCGACAAGGACCGCCACGCGGGCGACCTCACCCCGCACCTGATGGAACGCCTGCCCGGCACGGACGTGTGGGCGCTCAGCCACCGCCTGCGGGCCGACCACCGGGCCTCGTACCAGTTCTACGTCGCCCACGGCACCCGGCAGGACACCCTCCGCACCGACCGTGAGGCGTGGCTGCGCGTCCTCGCCGAGGCCGTCCCCGACCCGCTCAACGGCGATCCGCGGCTGCCCGCCCGCGACGGCCGCAACCCCGCCTCCGTGATGTCGCTGCCAGAGGCGCCGCCTCAGCCGTACGTGGGCCGCCGCGCAGGGGCGCCGGGGAGGTCCGTCGAGGCCGAGGTGGACGGCAGACGCGTCACCGTCCACCTGCCGGCGGCCGAGCGGCCGCGCGCGACAGCCGTCCTCCTGGACGGCGAGATGTGGGGCCCGGTGCTCGGCATCGGCGCCACGCTGGACGCGCTGCACGCCGACGGAGCGGTGCCGCCGACGGCCGCGCTCCTCGTCGACACGATGGGGCGGCGCATGGAGGACCTGAGTTGCAGCGGTGCCTTCGTGGACTGGCTGGCGGACGTGCTGCTGCCGTGGGCGGCGGACGCGTACGACCTCTCGGCCCCCGCCGAGCGCACGGTCATCGCGGGTCAGAGCGCGGGTGGCCTCACGGCGGCGTACGCGGCACACCGGCGCCCGGACCGCTTCGGCGCGGCGCTCAGCCAGTCGGGTTCGTTCTGGTGGCCGGACGAGAACGCCCCCGACGGGCGGGGCCCGGAATGGCTCACCCGCGAATACGCCCGCACCCCGCGCCGCCCGGTCCGCCTCCACCTGGAGGTGGGCACCCAGGAATGGATGCTCCTCCCCCAGAACCGCCGCCTGCGCAACGTCCTGCGAGCACGGGGCTACGAGGTGACGTACGAGGAGTTCAACGGCGGCCACGACTACGCATGCTGGCGGGGGGGCCTGGCAACAGGCCTGACGTCCCTGCTAGCTGGCTGA
- the fhuB gene encoding Fe(3+)-hydroxamate ABC transporter permease FhuB, which yields MRMPTVGTTPPAPQPPELSRELAEKDGRGPAPERAARRTVGLAVTGFTLALLLLVALSLSVGAGEVGPGGVLDYLLNRHGARDDSRLALVVGDLRIPRTLTALLVGGALGVAGCLLQAVTRNPLAETGLLGVNAGASLGVVAGIALLGFDSGFAYLGCAFGGAVVASGLVLLIAGRKGGGSPMRLVLAGSALGATFGGLTSVIVVNSAETYDRFRFWVLGSLAGVEGYGELGRLAPVLAAGFLVALLVARPLSALALGDDLARSLGHRPPLIRTVVAVGVTLLTAAAVALAGPISFLGLLAGFLARAIAGTRLPARLLLAGLVGACVLTVSDVAARVVSRPYEAPVSVIVALIGAPVLILIVRSKSLTTMGMTEPATEESAPSKPRRVPWPRRLPRPRLPKRASARTPKRVRPVGTDTFVLRRGPLSFLVARRATLASLLLAALLVVAVVLSAYAGQSDMSVGRTFRAVLGYGDHFDVLLVQKFRLGRIVAGLTAGAALGLAGCLTQTLARNRLATPELLGVNDGATAAVLVSVTFSASGSFGAWWAGPIGALVAVVVVTLVSGGLGQRGYRVLVVGLAMSALASAATQVVLSRRSLNSASSLYVWTSGSLNGRGYSVVVPVLIGLAVLVPLALAVARHLGVLRFDDSTAASLGSNAGRTRLICLLLAVALAGLAVGICGPVGFVALASPVIASRLAGPLRVPLVGSMLTGATLVVVADTLGRIAFDGSELPVGVVTTVLGGPFLLWVLLGRSAATRV from the coding sequence ATGCGCATGCCGACCGTGGGCACCACACCCCCAGCACCCCAACCGCCCGAATTGTCAAGGGAGTTGGCTGAAAAGGACGGTCGCGGACCGGCGCCCGAGCGTGCCGCGCGCCGCACGGTCGGTCTCGCCGTCACCGGATTCACCCTCGCCCTGCTGCTGCTCGTGGCCCTCTCCCTGAGCGTCGGCGCGGGCGAGGTCGGCCCCGGCGGGGTCCTCGACTACCTGCTCAACCGGCATGGGGCGCGCGACGATTCACGCCTCGCTCTCGTCGTCGGCGACCTGCGCATCCCGCGCACCCTCACCGCTCTGCTCGTCGGCGGCGCCCTCGGCGTCGCCGGCTGCCTGCTCCAGGCGGTCACCCGCAACCCGCTCGCCGAGACCGGCCTGCTCGGCGTCAACGCCGGTGCCTCGCTCGGGGTCGTCGCGGGCATCGCGCTGCTCGGGTTCGATTCCGGTTTCGCCTATCTGGGCTGCGCGTTCGGCGGCGCCGTGGTCGCGAGCGGGCTTGTGCTGCTCATCGCCGGGCGCAAGGGCGGTGGCTCTCCCATGCGGCTCGTCCTCGCCGGATCGGCGCTCGGCGCCACCTTCGGCGGGCTCACCAGCGTCATCGTCGTCAACTCCGCGGAGACCTACGACAGGTTCCGCTTCTGGGTGCTCGGCTCGCTCGCCGGGGTCGAGGGATACGGCGAACTGGGGCGCCTCGCACCCGTTCTCGCCGCCGGCTTCCTCGTCGCGCTGCTGGTCGCCCGGCCGCTGTCCGCCCTCGCCCTCGGCGACGACCTCGCCCGCAGCCTCGGCCACCGGCCGCCCCTGATCCGTACGGTCGTCGCCGTCGGCGTCACCCTGCTCACCGCCGCCGCCGTCGCGCTCGCCGGCCCCATCTCCTTCCTCGGCCTCCTCGCGGGCTTCCTCGCCCGCGCCATCGCGGGCACCCGGCTCCCGGCCAGGCTGCTCCTCGCGGGACTCGTCGGCGCCTGCGTCCTGACCGTCTCGGACGTCGCGGCCCGCGTGGTCTCCCGCCCGTACGAGGCCCCGGTGTCCGTCATCGTGGCGCTGATCGGAGCGCCCGTACTGATCCTCATCGTCCGCTCCAAGTCCCTCACCACGATGGGCATGACCGAGCCGGCGACGGAGGAAAGCGCCCCCTCCAAGCCGCGCCGCGTGCCCTGGCCGCGCCGCCTGCCCCGGCCGCGGCTGCCGAAGCGCGCGAGCGCGCGGACCCCGAAGCGCGTCCGCCCCGTCGGCACCGACACCTTCGTCCTGCGCCGCGGCCCCCTCTCCTTCCTCGTCGCCCGCCGCGCGACCCTCGCCTCGCTGCTGCTCGCCGCGCTGCTCGTCGTCGCCGTCGTCCTCTCCGCGTACGCGGGACAGAGCGACATGAGCGTCGGCCGCACCTTCCGCGCCGTCCTCGGATACGGCGACCACTTCGACGTGCTCCTCGTGCAGAAGTTCCGCCTCGGCCGCATCGTCGCCGGGCTCACCGCGGGCGCGGCGCTCGGCCTCGCCGGGTGCCTCACCCAGACCCTCGCCCGCAACCGCCTCGCCACCCCGGAACTCCTCGGCGTCAACGACGGAGCCACGGCCGCGGTCCTCGTCTCCGTCACCTTCAGCGCCTCCGGGTCCTTCGGCGCCTGGTGGGCGGGGCCGATCGGCGCGCTCGTCGCCGTGGTCGTCGTCACGCTGGTCTCCGGAGGGCTCGGACAGCGCGGCTACCGCGTCCTCGTCGTCGGCCTCGCCATGTCCGCGCTCGCCTCCGCCGCCACCCAGGTCGTGCTCTCGCGCCGGTCCCTCAACTCGGCCAGCTCCCTGTACGTGTGGACGTCCGGGAGCCTCAACGGCCGCGGCTACTCCGTCGTCGTGCCCGTCCTCATCGGCCTGGCCGTCCTGGTGCCGCTCGCCCTCGCCGTCGCCCGCCACCTCGGCGTCCTCCGCTTCGACGACTCCACCGCCGCCTCGCTCGGCTCCAACGCCGGGCGCACCCGCCTGATCTGCCTGCTCCTCGCCGTCGCGCTGGCCGGTCTCGCGGTCGGCATCTGCGGGCCCGTCGGCTTCGTCGCCCTCGCCTCGCCCGTCATCGCCTCCCGCCTCGCGGGCCCGCTGCGGGTGCCGCTGGTCGGCTCGATGCTGACCGGCGCGACGCTCGTGGTCGTGGCCGACACGCTCGGGCGCATCGCCTTCGACGGGTCCGAGCTGCCGGTCGGCGTCGTCACGACGGTCCTCGGCGGCCCGTTCCTGCTGTGGGTGCTGCTGGGCCGCTCGGCGGCGACACGCGTATGA